Proteins from a genomic interval of Spirochaetota bacterium:
- a CDS encoding MFS transporter, with protein MERVATNRKAALAVTTLGSFLTSFMGSSINVALPIIGKEFAIDAIVLSWIATSYLLSAAMFLVPFGRIADIYGRKKIFTYGIILYTFSSFLTAIAQSAFILILFRVLQGISGAMIFSTGAAMLISVFPPQQRGRVLGINVSAVYIGLSTGPFLGGILTQHLGWRSIFAISVVVGVAIVMLLYSKLEGEWIEAHGETFDFTGSLIYAIALTMLMFGFSSLPSVFGIIMIVASIACIFLFIKWEINTQHPVIDMNLFKNNTVFTFSNFAALINYSATFAVTFIVSLYLQYLKGISPQSAGIILISQPVTMALFSPIAGRMSDKIQPQVIASFGMAFTTIGLGLLTLLHSDTSIAFVIMSLIFIGFGIALFSSPNTNAVMSSVHKKYYGVASGILGTMRLTGQAFSMGIVTLILALHMGRVQITPLYFDRFLQSSKTAFILFTVLCFVGIFASLARGKIHR; from the coding sequence ATGGAACGTGTTGCTACTAATAGAAAAGCAGCATTAGCTGTTACCACCTTAGGATCATTTCTCACATCATTTATGGGTTCTTCAATAAATGTTGCTCTTCCTATTATAGGGAAAGAATTTGCCATAGATGCAATCGTGTTAAGCTGGATTGCAACATCATATCTTTTATCTGCAGCCATGTTTTTAGTACCTTTTGGGCGAATTGCCGATATCTACGGCAGGAAGAAAATCTTTACCTACGGCATCATTCTCTATACTTTTTCATCTTTCCTTACGGCAATTGCACAATCTGCCTTCATACTCATTCTATTTAGAGTACTTCAGGGAATAAGCGGTGCAATGATATTCAGCACAGGAGCTGCCATGCTCATATCAGTATTTCCTCCCCAGCAGCGTGGCCGGGTACTTGGTATTAATGTATCTGCCGTTTACATAGGGCTTTCAACAGGCCCTTTTTTAGGGGGCATTTTAACACAACATTTAGGATGGCGCAGCATATTTGCAATAAGTGTAGTAGTAGGTGTGGCGATAGTTATGTTACTATATTCAAAACTGGAAGGAGAATGGATCGAAGCTCATGGTGAAACATTTGATTTCACTGGATCGCTCATCTATGCTATTGCGTTAACCATGTTGATGTTTGGGTTTTCATCACTTCCGTCGGTATTTGGAATAATTATGATTGTAGCAAGTATTGCTTGCATTTTCCTTTTTATAAAATGGGAGATAAACACTCAACATCCTGTTATTGACATGAACCTTTTTAAGAATAATACTGTTTTTACATTTTCCAATTTTGCAGCGTTAATTAATTACAGTGCAACATTTGCTGTAACATTCATTGTCAGCCTTTATCTACAATACCTTAAAGGTATAAGCCCGCAAAGTGCAGGGATTATCCTTATTTCTCAGCCTGTTACCATGGCTCTGTTTTCACCTATAGCAGGGAGAATGTCTGATAAAATTCAGCCTCAGGTTATTGCTTCCTTTGGCATGGCATTTACCACCATTGGGCTTGGACTGTTAACACTGTTACACTCTGATACATCAATAGCATTTGTTATTATGAGCTTAATTTTCATAGGCTTTGGCATAGCCCTTTTTTCTTCTCCAAATACCAATGCTGTCATGAGTTCGGTACATAAAAAATATTACGGAGTTGCTTCTGGTATATTAGGAACAATGCGGCTAACGGGGCAAGCTTTCAGTATGGGCATTGTTACATTAATTCTGGCATTACATATGGGGAGAGTACAGATAACCCCACTCTACTTTGATAGGTTCTTGCAAAGTTCAAAAACAGCATTTATACTGTTTACAGTGCTATGCTTTGTTGGCATATTTGCATCACTTGCACGGGGTAAGATACACAGATAG
- a CDS encoding TIGR00341 family protein, producing the protein MKKQNNELNPEKVKDSLPQKFKSMVDTVIKPEERTMRNYVNINFWRTKYDEYKKIREKEKEDFDVYESLSHGARPTIEYYLLTILSCLIATAGLMQNSPAVIIGAMIVAPLMTPILSFSLGVIWGDTLLIKTSFGSIVKGTLLAIFISGTLAFFVPIAEYTSEILARTKPNLFDIVIAISSGLVGAYGNANRKISNTLVGIAIAVALMPPLCTIGIGIGNFDWHIARGALILFSINLISISLAGAIIFWIMKIHPISKEEKAKVTRRALSQIIISVILLTIISIPVGIYTYRTFVLEHAKKMVWETAKKYFGTDVFAVQFDENQGKLDVIIIVLSQQDDESLKQMQRIKSLYPDFGTVKIKFIKTASSIND; encoded by the coding sequence ATGAAAAAACAAAATAATGAATTAAATCCTGAAAAAGTTAAAGATTCACTTCCCCAGAAATTTAAAAGTATGGTTGATACGGTCATCAAACCCGAAGAACGTACCATGCGCAATTATGTTAACATTAATTTCTGGCGAACAAAATATGATGAATATAAAAAAATTCGTGAAAAAGAAAAAGAAGACTTTGATGTATATGAATCTCTTTCCCATGGTGCCCGACCAACCATTGAATACTATCTTTTAACAATTTTATCATGCCTTATTGCAACAGCCGGTTTGATGCAGAACTCTCCAGCCGTTATTATTGGTGCAATGATTGTTGCACCGCTTATGACACCAATATTATCTTTTTCATTGGGAGTTATTTGGGGTGACACACTGCTTATTAAAACATCCTTTGGTTCAATTGTAAAAGGTACACTATTGGCAATATTTATATCTGGCACATTGGCATTTTTTGTTCCTATTGCCGAATATACCAGTGAGATACTTGCACGCACAAAACCAAATCTTTTTGATATAGTAATTGCCATTTCATCAGGCCTTGTTGGTGCATATGGCAATGCAAATAGAAAAATCAGCAATACTCTTGTTGGAATAGCTATTGCTGTGGCCTTAATGCCGCCACTATGCACCATTGGCATTGGAATTGGAAATTTTGACTGGCATATTGCTCGTGGGGCACTCATTCTGTTTTCAATCAATTTGATATCAATCTCACTGGCTGGTGCAATTATATTCTGGATTATGAAAATACACCCAATATCCAAAGAGGAAAAGGCAAAAGTTACAAGAAGAGCTCTGTCACAGATAATTATTTCAGTTATACTGTTAACCATTATTTCAATTCCTGTAGGTATTTATACTTACAGGACATTTGTACTGGAACATGCAAAAAAGATGGTATGGGAAACAGCAAAAAAATATTTTGGCACAGACGTTTTTGCCGTTCAATTTGATGAAAACCAGGGAAAACTTGATGTAATTATTATAGTGCTTTCACAACAAGATGATGAATCGCTCAAACAGATGCAGAGAATAAAATCACTTTATCCCGATTTTGGTACAGTTAAAATCAAATTCATTAAAACTGCATCCAGTATCAACGATTAA